In Pseudoalteromonas carrageenovora IAM 12662, the following proteins share a genomic window:
- the pseI gene encoding pseudaminic acid synthase — protein sequence MNKFITIEDRKIGPDFPPYIIAELSANHNGDINRAFEILEMAKRCGADAIKLQTYTQDTLTIDSDKSDFKINGGLWDGRTLYDLYTEAHMPWEWHKSLFIKAKELDITIFSSPFDSTAVDLLEELGAPAYKIASFEAIDLPLIEYVAKTGKPMIISTGMANEEEIREAVETARNAGCKELIVLHCVSGYPAPSEDYNLATIPDMAERFDVLTGLSDHTIDNTTAVTSVALGACLIEKHVTLNRGDGGPDDSFSLEEPELKQLCLDSKVAWAATGKVNYERKESEKGNMIFRRSLYVVKDIANGEMITHENVKSIRPGYGLAPKYLGEVIGKRVKIDLSRGTPLSRDYI from the coding sequence ATGAATAAATTTATTACAATTGAAGATAGAAAAATTGGACCAGACTTTCCTCCCTATATTATTGCTGAGTTATCAGCTAACCATAACGGTGATATAAATCGTGCATTTGAAATATTAGAAATGGCAAAGCGATGTGGTGCAGATGCAATTAAATTACAAACCTATACACAAGATACGCTAACAATAGACTCCGATAAATCTGATTTTAAAATTAATGGTGGGCTATGGGATGGCAGAACTCTGTATGATTTATATACAGAGGCGCATATGCCGTGGGAATGGCACAAGTCACTGTTTATAAAGGCAAAAGAGCTGGATATCACTATTTTTAGCTCCCCTTTTGATTCAACTGCTGTTGATTTATTAGAAGAACTTGGCGCTCCTGCTTATAAAATAGCATCATTTGAAGCTATTGACTTACCATTAATAGAATACGTTGCTAAAACAGGTAAACCAATGATTATATCGACGGGCATGGCTAACGAAGAAGAAATTCGTGAAGCAGTTGAAACAGCAAGAAATGCTGGATGTAAAGAGCTTATTGTTTTGCATTGTGTAAGTGGCTACCCAGCCCCGTCAGAAGATTATAATCTGGCAACAATACCGGATATGGCTGAACGTTTTGATGTATTAACAGGGTTATCAGACCATACAATAGATAATACAACAGCGGTTACTTCAGTTGCATTAGGTGCTTGTTTAATAGAAAAACACGTTACGCTTAATAGAGGTGATGGCGGACCAGATGATAGTTTTTCACTAGAAGAGCCTGAATTAAAACAATTATGTCTTGATAGTAAAGTTGCATGGGCTGCAACGGGTAAAGTCAATTATGAGCGTAAAGAAAGTGAAAAAGGAAATATGATATTTAGACGCTCATTGTATGTAGTAAAAGATATTGCTAACGGTGAGATGATTACACATGAAAATGTAAAAAGTATTCGACCCGGTTATGGCTTAGCCCCTAAGTATTTAGGTGAAGTTATAGGGAAAAGAGTAAAAATTGATCTAAGCCGAGGTACTCCATTATCGCGTGATTATATTTAA
- a CDS encoding polysaccharide biosynthesis tyrosine autokinase has product MNTQPNNSASNANNKSNNNAQPTQEIDLMALLGALLDRKYFIAGITALFMLIGVVYAVLSTPVYQATAMIQVEDGSASVPGFDDMAGMFESTSAAVTEIELLKSRSIIGEAVDTLKLDVIADPKLFPFIGSRAYRKFTLMSEGDLAEPSFGANSYAWGGESINVFRFDVPRSAINEAFTLVAKANNSLALINADGEQVLTGKVGEELTNGKFNLTVRTLNARPGTEFLLTRKDRLNTILDLQADIGASEKGKDSGIINLSLQSTKPSYAEKVLDKVAAIYVRRNVERNSAEAQKSLEFLEVQLPEIKKQLEYAEQRFNDYQIKRQSINITLETQGVLEQVVKLETKLQELNLKRLELGRKFKKDHPTYQGMVEQIQAVEKQKQDLVGEVGNLPETQQELLRLKRDVEVSNQIYTLLLSKTQELDIVRAGTVGNVRIIDYAEVNTSKPVKPKKALIVIMVTMLGGMLAVAIVLIQKAIHKGVEDPAEIEALGIPVYASVPHSDYQDKLTGFAERARKNKVNKPKSILALDNPADLAVEALRSLRTSLHFAMMEAKNNIIAISGPSPSVGKSFISVNLASVLAQSGKKVLIIDADMRKGYLQTQFGLKWDDGLSDYLSGRLNLEQVVKPTKVDGLSVITRGQIPPNPSELLMHSNFSKLVEEVSTAFDIIIIDTPSILAVTDPAIVSAHTGTTLLVARFGQNHLREIELTRNRFEQNGIDVKGLVFNGVVKKASNAYGYYGYYNYEYKSDK; this is encoded by the coding sequence ATGAATACCCAGCCGAATAACAGCGCTAGTAACGCTAATAATAAAAGTAATAACAACGCACAGCCCACGCAAGAAATCGATTTAATGGCGCTATTAGGTGCATTGCTCGATCGCAAATATTTTATAGCCGGTATAACTGCACTGTTTATGTTGATAGGTGTGGTTTATGCTGTATTAAGTACGCCTGTATACCAAGCTACCGCCATGATACAAGTTGAAGACGGCAGTGCATCAGTCCCCGGGTTTGACGATATGGCAGGCATGTTCGAAAGTACATCGGCCGCAGTTACCGAAATAGAACTACTTAAATCGCGCAGTATAATAGGTGAGGCAGTAGACACACTAAAGCTTGATGTAATAGCAGATCCTAAATTGTTCCCATTTATTGGTAGCCGTGCTTATCGTAAATTTACCCTAATGAGTGAAGGCGACTTAGCCGAGCCAAGCTTTGGTGCCAATAGTTATGCATGGGGCGGCGAGAGCATAAATGTATTTAGGTTTGATGTACCACGCTCAGCTATTAATGAGGCGTTTACGCTAGTAGCAAAAGCAAATAATAGCCTGGCGTTAATTAATGCCGATGGCGAGCAAGTGTTAACAGGCAAAGTAGGCGAAGAGCTTACAAATGGTAAATTTAATTTAACAGTACGTACGTTAAATGCACGACCTGGTACTGAGTTTTTATTGACCCGCAAAGATCGCCTTAATACTATTTTAGATTTACAAGCAGACATTGGCGCAAGCGAAAAAGGTAAAGATTCAGGCATAATTAACTTAAGCTTACAAAGTACAAAACCTAGCTATGCCGAAAAGGTGCTTGATAAAGTAGCCGCTATTTATGTACGCCGTAATGTAGAGCGTAATAGCGCAGAGGCGCAAAAGTCATTAGAGTTTTTAGAAGTACAATTACCAGAGATTAAAAAACAACTTGAATACGCAGAGCAACGTTTTAACGATTACCAAATTAAACGCCAGTCAATAAACATTACGCTCGAGACGCAAGGCGTGTTAGAACAAGTAGTAAAGCTTGAAACAAAGCTGCAAGAGCTAAACTTAAAACGTTTAGAACTTGGCCGTAAATTTAAAAAAGACCACCCAACATACCAAGGTATGGTTGAGCAAATTCAAGCGGTAGAAAAACAAAAGCAAGATCTAGTAGGTGAGGTAGGTAACCTACCAGAAACTCAACAAGAGCTACTGCGTTTAAAGCGTGATGTTGAGGTAAGTAACCAAATTTACACATTGCTACTTAGTAAAACACAAGAGCTTGATATTGTGCGTGCAGGTACTGTAGGTAACGTACGTATTATTGATTACGCCGAGGTAAACACCAGCAAGCCTGTTAAACCTAAAAAAGCATTAATAGTAATAATGGTTACAATGCTTGGCGGTATGCTAGCAGTTGCAATTGTACTAATACAAAAAGCAATACATAAAGGCGTTGAAGACCCAGCCGAAATTGAGGCGCTAGGCATACCTGTGTATGCAAGCGTACCGCACTCAGACTACCAAGATAAGCTAACAGGCTTTGCCGAGCGCGCACGCAAAAATAAAGTTAATAAACCTAAAAGTATACTAGCACTCGATAACCCAGCCGATTTAGCGGTAGAGGCACTACGTAGCTTGCGTACAAGTTTACACTTTGCGATGATGGAAGCTAAAAACAATATTATTGCTATATCGGGCCCAAGCCCAAGTGTGGGTAAATCGTTTATATCGGTTAATTTAGCCTCTGTACTTGCCCAAAGCGGTAAAAAAGTACTTATTATTGATGCCGATATGCGTAAAGGCTACTTACAAACACAGTTTGGCTTAAAGTGGGACGATGGCTTAAGTGATTACCTATCAGGCCGTTTAAACCTAGAGCAAGTTGTTAAACCTACAAAGGTAGATGGCCTAAGCGTAATTACCCGTGGGCAAATACCACCAAACCCTTCAGAGCTATTAATGCATAGTAACTTTAGTAAGTTGGTTGAAGAAGTAAGCACCGCTTTCGACATAATAATTATAGATACCCCATCCATATTAGCAGTAACCGACCCAGCAATTGTAAGCGCACATACCGGCACTACACTACTTGTGGCACGTTTCGGGCAAAACCATCTACGCGAAATAGAGCTCACACGCAATCGTTTTGAACAAAATGGAATAGATGTAAAAGGGTTAGTATTCAACGGCGTAGTTAAAAAGGCTAGCAATGCTTATGGGTATTATGGTTATTACAACTATGAATACAAAAGCGATAAATAG
- a CDS encoding oligosaccharide flippase family protein — MPKQIRELLVVWKKIKKAMISFSLVKVLQLLLPLVLIPIITSKFGLEGYGEIVFAQAIMTYALVFVNFGADAIAVKRLADGDEPSKVIITMYTFKVCILCMILLLFLCITPFVDEQLNLLLVFLSSWVCFYDILHPTWYFQHKNKYYALVISNVLGKIFQLCSVWFFIEVFEHLYIVPLCALVSTLITGIYLSRFVIADINLKKIPNLTYLIEFIKESSYVFLSKLSQLYLVLHKVIVGSICSSEFLAIYDLVEKCLNVLRIPVTIYLQSAYATFAREKDNLIVEKSLIIMLLFNFLLLLLLVVFLNLMGPIFFKNLDYNWTYLTIAMCCSILPITVNSLLGVGFFIPLGLGKFFMISQFIAAGVYIFYMGFLFFFKELTGGSLIWGGGCR, encoded by the coding sequence ATGCCTAAACAAATAAGAGAATTATTAGTTGTGTGGAAAAAAATTAAAAAAGCAATGATTAGCTTTAGCCTAGTGAAAGTCCTACAACTTTTGCTTCCATTAGTACTCATACCTATAATAACTAGCAAATTTGGTTTAGAAGGATATGGTGAGATAGTTTTTGCTCAGGCCATAATGACATATGCATTAGTATTTGTGAATTTTGGTGCGGATGCTATAGCAGTAAAAAGGTTAGCTGATGGTGATGAACCATCAAAAGTAATTATCACAATGTACACATTTAAAGTCTGTATACTATGTATGATATTGTTACTCTTTTTATGTATAACTCCATTTGTTGATGAGCAACTCAATTTACTTCTTGTTTTTCTGAGCTCATGGGTATGTTTTTACGACATTCTACATCCAACTTGGTATTTTCAACATAAAAACAAATATTATGCTCTAGTGATTTCAAACGTCTTAGGGAAAATATTCCAGTTATGTAGCGTTTGGTTTTTTATAGAGGTGTTTGAGCACTTATACATAGTTCCTTTATGCGCATTAGTGTCTACACTAATCACTGGTATTTATTTATCTAGATTTGTAATAGCCGATATTAACTTAAAAAAAATACCAAATCTTACTTATTTAATTGAATTTATCAAAGAGTCCTCATATGTTTTCCTATCTAAATTAAGTCAACTCTACTTAGTGCTACATAAAGTTATCGTCGGTAGTATATGTTCCTCAGAATTTTTAGCTATATATGACTTGGTTGAGAAATGTTTAAATGTATTAAGGATTCCAGTTACAATATATTTACAGTCAGCTTATGCAACATTTGCTCGAGAAAAAGATAATCTCATTGTTGAAAAAAGTTTGATAATAATGCTGTTGTTTAATTTTTTACTACTCCTATTATTAGTTGTTTTTTTAAACCTTATGGGTCCTATTTTCTTCAAGAATTTGGATTACAATTGGACTTACTTAACTATAGCTATGTGTTGTTCTATTTTACCAATTACAGTAAATAGTTTACTCGGTGTTGGTTTTTTCATTCCGCTAGGGTTGGGTAAGTTTTTTATGATTAGCCAGTTTATAGCTGCGGGTGTTTATATTTTTTATATGGGTTTTTTGTTTTTTTTCAAGGAGTTAACAGGGGGGAGTCTGATCTGGGGGGGGGGCTGTCGGTGA
- a CDS encoding low molecular weight protein-tyrosine-phosphatase has translation MFDSVLVVCAGNICRSPTGEYVLKQKLEGKNIKVSSAGLTALEGKPADATAKQIALAHGVNMDAHQGRQLSSSLVAQNSVILVMEERHLTDVHARYPEARGKTFLLGKWINNAEIPGPYRQSTEAFEHVYTLIDSACSAWQKYL, from the coding sequence ATGTTTGATTCAGTTTTAGTGGTGTGCGCTGGTAATATATGCCGTAGCCCAACCGGTGAGTATGTTTTAAAGCAAAAGCTTGAAGGCAAAAATATAAAAGTATCGTCAGCAGGGTTAACCGCACTTGAGGGTAAACCTGCCGATGCTACCGCTAAGCAAATAGCACTCGCACATGGCGTAAATATGGATGCCCACCAAGGCAGACAGTTATCGTCAAGCCTAGTGGCGCAAAATAGTGTTATTTTAGTAATGGAAGAGCGCCATTTAACCGACGTACATGCCCGCTACCCAGAGGCACGTGGTAAAACATTTTTACTAGGTAAGTGGATTAACAACGCTGAAATACCCGGCCCCTACCGCCAAAGCACCGAGGCGTTTGAACACGTATATACATTAATCGACAGCGCCTGTAGCGCTTGGCAAAAGTATTTATAA
- the pseG gene encoding UDP-2,4-diacetamido-2,4,6-trideoxy-beta-L-altropyranose hydrolase — translation MRVVFRVDASQHIGSGHVMRCLVLAEALRDDGYSVLFATRAQVADLNDFILSKGFSVINLMQPSYWQTPTSSADYAAWLQVSEIEDSQDFINKVANADLIIVDHYGVNIKWHNQVKQHLSCTLMVIDDLVREHDADILLDQTLNRDALEYTKFRDCLALTGTDYALLKPGFRCSRETLLHNAPSEKYTILISMGGIDLPNASLSVLVALQHLVKKIPTTVLLSMRSPNYEEVKAFVNANSDWVNHVDFVDNMPEFMAKYSVMVGAPGSTSWERACLGIPSIIVPIADNQQTIALQLESANAVKVVELENIKSDLVVSLEEILSQWQSYRAHNFALCDGLGCDRALKQLKRFMEQC, via the coding sequence ATGAGAGTTGTATTCAGGGTTGACGCATCCCAACATATTGGTAGTGGGCATGTAATGCGTTGCTTAGTTTTAGCTGAGGCTCTTAGGGATGATGGATATAGCGTTTTATTTGCTACGCGGGCTCAAGTCGCAGACTTAAATGATTTTATCTTAAGCAAGGGTTTTTCGGTAATAAACTTAATGCAACCTAGCTATTGGCAAACACCTACAAGCTCGGCTGATTATGCTGCATGGCTTCAAGTCAGTGAAATAGAAGACTCTCAGGACTTCATAAATAAAGTGGCAAATGCGGATCTAATAATTGTTGACCATTATGGGGTTAATATAAAATGGCATAATCAAGTTAAGCAGCATTTATCCTGTACTTTAATGGTTATAGATGACCTAGTAAGGGAGCATGATGCAGATATTTTGCTTGACCAAACATTGAATCGAGATGCGTTAGAGTATACAAAGTTTCGTGATTGCTTAGCACTTACCGGTACCGATTATGCCTTATTAAAACCAGGCTTTAGGTGCTCACGGGAGACTTTGCTTCATAATGCACCGTCTGAAAAATATACTATTTTAATAAGCATGGGGGGGATTGACCTACCGAATGCTTCACTAAGTGTATTAGTTGCACTGCAACATTTGGTGAAAAAAATTCCAACTACGGTTCTGCTTAGTATGCGCTCACCAAATTATGAGGAAGTAAAAGCCTTTGTTAACGCAAATAGCGATTGGGTAAATCACGTCGACTTTGTGGATAATATGCCAGAGTTTATGGCTAAGTATAGTGTTATGGTAGGGGCTCCAGGGTCAACCTCATGGGAACGAGCGTGTTTAGGTATACCATCAATAATAGTACCTATCGCCGATAACCAGCAAACTATTGCACTGCAATTAGAATCTGCTAATGCGGTAAAAGTTGTTGAGCTTGAAAATATAAAAAGTGACCTTGTCGTCTCGTTAGAAGAAATACTATCGCAATGGCAAAGCTATCGAGCACACAACTTTGCATTGTGTGATGGCTTGGGCTGCGATAGAGCATTAAAGCAATTAAAAAGGTTTATGGAACAATGCTAA
- the pseF gene encoding pseudaminic acid cytidylyltransferase, whose product MNIAIIPARGGSKRIPRKNIKEFHGKPMIAYSIQAAVNSQCFDKIIVSTDDAKIAEVAIKHGAEVPFMRPADISDDYATTLDVIKHAIEFTESQGWAVKNVCCIYATAPFLIPEFIQKGLGELTSAEIDYAFGATSFPFPIQRALKLNDEQRVEMFQPEHLNTRSQDLEEAYHDAGQFYWGTKSAFLQRKPFFSHQSKAVLLPRKRVQDIDTNEDWELAEALYKALQ is encoded by the coding sequence ATGAATATAGCAATTATCCCGGCACGCGGTGGCAGCAAACGTATACCTCGAAAAAATATTAAAGAGTTTCATGGTAAGCCAATGATTGCTTATTCAATACAAGCTGCAGTAAATAGTCAGTGTTTTGATAAAATAATCGTCTCTACAGATGATGCTAAAATAGCCGAGGTTGCTATAAAGCATGGGGCTGAAGTGCCCTTTATGCGACCAGCAGATATTTCAGACGACTATGCAACGACGCTCGATGTAATTAAGCATGCTATTGAATTTACGGAATCACAAGGCTGGGCCGTTAAAAACGTGTGTTGCATTTATGCAACAGCACCATTTTTAATTCCTGAATTCATTCAAAAAGGGTTGGGTGAACTAACATCTGCGGAGATAGATTACGCCTTTGGTGCAACAAGTTTTCCTTTTCCAATTCAAAGAGCTTTAAAGCTTAATGATGAGCAACGTGTTGAAATGTTCCAGCCAGAACATTTAAATACACGCTCGCAAGATCTCGAAGAGGCATATCATGACGCTGGGCAATTCTACTGGGGTACCAAAAGTGCCTTTTTACAACGCAAGCCCTTTTTTTCACATCAATCGAAAGCTGTTTTGCTACCACGCAAACGCGTTCAGGATATTGATACAAATGAAGATTGGGAGCTAGCAGAGGCACTCTATAAGGCGCTTCAATGA
- the pseC gene encoding UDP-4-amino-4,6-dideoxy-N-acetyl-beta-L-altrosamine transaminase, which produces MIPYGKQDITQADIDSVVSVLKSSFLTQGPQVPAFENALIKATGADHALAVNSATSALHIACLALELGQGDILWTTPITFVASANCGLYCGASVDFVDIDPATYNLCPKALEQKLVHAKKEGVLPKVVVAVHLCGQPCDMKAIHALSIQYGFKIIEDASHAIGGRYLKQPIGSCVYSDITVFSFHPVKIVTTAEGGAALTNSKALADKMALYRSHGITRDEALMENASHGGWYYEQIDLGFNYRMTELQAALGVTQMSRLSEFVSARHQLAIRYNEKLAELPITLPYQLANTYSGLHLYVIRLNLNEITKTHKAVFDELRENGIGVNLHYIPVHLQPYYQRMGFKHGDFPNAESYYSNAISLPMFHSMTHEQQDEVISKLTLILDA; this is translated from the coding sequence ATGATACCGTATGGAAAGCAAGATATAACTCAAGCAGACATTGATTCTGTTGTAAGCGTTTTAAAGTCAAGCTTTTTGACGCAGGGGCCACAAGTACCAGCTTTTGAAAATGCACTTATAAAAGCAACAGGTGCGGATCACGCACTTGCCGTTAATAGTGCAACCTCAGCTTTGCATATTGCTTGCTTGGCGCTTGAGTTGGGACAAGGTGATATTTTATGGACGACTCCTATCACGTTTGTGGCTTCAGCTAATTGTGGTTTATATTGCGGAGCCTCGGTAGACTTTGTTGATATAGACCCCGCTACTTACAACCTTTGCCCAAAAGCATTGGAGCAAAAATTAGTTCACGCTAAAAAAGAAGGTGTATTACCTAAAGTTGTAGTTGCTGTACATTTATGCGGTCAGCCATGTGATATGAAAGCCATCCATGCGTTATCTATACAGTATGGTTTTAAAATAATTGAAGATGCGTCACATGCAATTGGTGGGCGCTATTTAAAGCAACCAATTGGCTCATGTGTATACAGTGACATCACCGTGTTCAGTTTCCATCCGGTAAAAATTGTTACCACGGCTGAAGGTGGAGCTGCTTTAACAAATAGTAAGGCGCTTGCCGATAAAATGGCGCTTTATCGTAGTCATGGTATAACGCGTGACGAAGCATTAATGGAAAATGCTTCACATGGTGGTTGGTATTACGAGCAAATTGATTTGGGCTTTAACTACCGTATGACAGAGCTTCAAGCTGCACTCGGTGTTACACAAATGAGTCGCTTAAGTGAGTTTGTATCTGCACGACATCAGTTAGCAATACGCTATAATGAAAAGTTAGCTGAGCTTCCTATAACTCTACCTTATCAATTAGCTAATACATATTCAGGCCTACATTTATACGTTATTCGTTTAAACCTAAATGAAATTACTAAAACACATAAAGCAGTGTTTGACGAGCTAAGAGAAAACGGTATTGGTGTTAACCTGCATTATATTCCTGTACACCTACAGCCTTATTACCAAAGAATGGGTTTTAAACATGGTGACTTTCCAAATGCAGAAAGTTATTACAGCAATGCTATTTCATTACCGATGTTTCATAGTATGACCCATGAACAGCAGGACGAAGTTATCAGTAAACTAACTCTAATATTAGACGCCTAA
- a CDS encoding formyltransferase family protein, with protein MLKVTLLCSDTKHPVFKALKLWEEVNQQHYDIEILTSVNDIKRNGTLLFLISCSEIVKKHHRDFFEHTLVLHASDLPKDRGWSPHIWAIVNGANELTLSLLEAEDKVDTGAIWKKLRIPLDGNELYNEINQKLFAAELKLISWACENVNTVVPQPQNQETTNYLQKRTPADSEIDINKPLEEQFNQLRVCDPERFPAYFYRNGCKYKIKVEKY; from the coding sequence ATGCTAAAAGTGACTCTACTTTGCTCAGATACAAAACATCCAGTTTTTAAAGCGTTGAAGCTGTGGGAAGAGGTTAATCAGCAGCATTACGATATAGAAATACTGACATCAGTAAATGATATTAAAAGAAACGGTACGCTGCTTTTTTTAATTTCATGCAGCGAAATAGTCAAAAAGCACCATCGCGATTTTTTTGAGCATACTCTGGTGCTTCATGCGAGCGATCTACCGAAGGACAGAGGGTGGAGCCCACATATTTGGGCTATTGTGAATGGCGCTAACGAGTTAACCTTGTCGCTACTTGAGGCTGAAGACAAAGTGGATACGGGAGCTATATGGAAAAAGCTAAGAATTCCCTTGGATGGTAATGAGCTTTATAACGAAATTAATCAAAAGTTATTTGCTGCAGAACTAAAATTAATTAGTTGGGCATGTGAAAACGTGAATACTGTTGTTCCGCAGCCTCAAAACCAAGAGACTACTAATTACCTACAAAAAAGAACACCCGCGGATAGCGAAATAGATATAAATAAACCGTTAGAAGAACAATTTAACCAGCTTAGAGTATGTGATCCTGAGCGATTTCCAGCTTATTTCTATAGAAATGGCTGTAAGTATAAAATTAAAGTAGAGAAGTACTAA
- a CDS encoding sugar transferase, with amino-acid sequence MSLEVKMAGSENHTPVNKPDELEPIFITNSFKSKSEALKQNIIYVFCPLQDAEEIGNILAEYSFDIIMNDYSINDFTNKVVCHYQSEHLTKEQRNFLVKVTEGGAWVEPLVSYLDERLKYTEVRLLHSSYFLHQKAFSILSNKRTQITKRIIDIISAICLLIITLPFSALAALLIRLESPGAVLFKQKRTGQYNKEFKVYKFRSMRNDAEKNDARVTKVGRFIRKTRIDEIPQLINVIQGTMSIVGPRPEREVFIKDLEQEIPYYRFRHAVKPGVTGLAQVSYPYGASVEDAVWKHKYDIHYIKHHSSLLDIKILLLTVKTVLFGMGR; translated from the coding sequence ATGAGCCTCGAAGTGAAAATGGCAGGAAGTGAAAATCACACCCCTGTTAATAAACCTGATGAATTAGAGCCTATTTTTATTACTAATAGTTTTAAGTCTAAATCAGAGGCGCTTAAGCAAAATATAATTTATGTATTTTGCCCTCTTCAGGACGCTGAAGAAATAGGTAATATTCTTGCAGAATATTCATTTGATATCATTATGAATGACTACTCTATTAACGATTTTACTAATAAAGTAGTGTGTCACTATCAAAGCGAACACTTAACAAAAGAACAACGAAATTTTTTAGTAAAAGTAACAGAGGGTGGTGCTTGGGTGGAACCTTTAGTAAGCTACCTAGATGAAAGACTCAAGTATACAGAAGTACGCTTATTACATAGTAGTTACTTTCTACATCAAAAAGCCTTTTCAATTTTATCAAATAAACGAACACAAATTACAAAAAGAATTATTGATATAATAAGTGCGATTTGCCTTTTGATTATTACCTTGCCTTTTTCAGCACTTGCAGCTTTACTTATCAGGCTTGAAAGCCCCGGGGCAGTGTTGTTTAAACAAAAACGTACGGGTCAGTATAATAAAGAGTTCAAAGTTTATAAATTTAGATCTATGCGAAATGACGCAGAGAAAAATGATGCGCGTGTAACAAAAGTTGGCAGATTTATACGTAAGACGCGTATAGACGAAATTCCTCAACTTATAAATGTTATACAAGGGACAATGTCAATTGTAGGTCCAAGGCCTGAGCGCGAAGTTTTTATAAAGGATTTAGAGCAAGAAATTCCTTACTATCGTTTTCGTCATGCAGTAAAGCCCGGAGTAACAGGGCTAGCGCAAGTAAGTTATCCTTATGGTGCTTCGGTTGAGGATGCTGTTTGGAAGCACAAATACGATATACACTACATCAAACATCACTCATCTTTACTAGATATAAAAATATTGTTATTAACAGTTAAAACAGTTTTATTTGGGATGGGGAGATAA